A single region of the Mycobacterium avium subsp. avium genome encodes:
- a CDS encoding MerR family transcriptional regulator: MAEQLLIGDVTALTGIASGRIRHYEKIGLLHADHLSNGYRVFDVEQVLDLLRIDPMRSLGVGINDIQRLLHGGHSTLADLLDEHRALLIQQRDRLDQLIRALDESCAQSRAAADGTDVSEHLLRQLATTHRDSIGVIGRLSAPLPAPVAAMYADLFDEWDLPVPALFGQMRLPSAASTLLAQLAETPGRQVLFDRLRRLAADVIALGESVSAATELAHNWIEQQLADPLPDDVVTVLRGVQPLLGQDPVIVQGFRAWAGSISPAAARFIEEIARQTARRGLAAVSVIVLPAADRAQTADATP; this comes from the coding sequence GTGGCTGAGCAGTTGCTGATCGGCGACGTCACGGCCCTGACCGGAATCGCCTCGGGCCGTATTCGCCACTACGAGAAGATCGGGCTGCTGCACGCCGACCACCTGTCCAACGGCTACCGCGTCTTCGACGTGGAACAGGTGCTCGACCTGTTGCGCATCGACCCGATGCGCAGTCTCGGCGTCGGCATCAACGACATTCAGCGATTGCTGCACGGCGGGCACAGCACGCTGGCGGATCTGCTCGACGAGCACCGCGCACTGCTGATCCAGCAGCGCGACCGGTTGGACCAACTGATCCGCGCCCTGGACGAATCCTGCGCCCAGTCAAGGGCGGCCGCCGACGGCACCGACGTCAGCGAGCACCTGCTGCGCCAGCTGGCGACCACGCATCGCGACAGCATCGGGGTGATCGGGCGGCTCAGCGCCCCGCTGCCGGCGCCGGTCGCCGCGATGTATGCCGACCTGTTCGACGAGTGGGACCTGCCGGTCCCCGCCCTGTTCGGGCAGATGAGGCTGCCGAGCGCGGCCAGCACCCTGCTGGCCCAACTGGCCGAGACCCCGGGGCGCCAGGTGCTGTTCGACCGGCTGCGCCGGCTGGCCGCCGACGTCATCGCGCTCGGCGAAAGCGTATCGGCGGCAACCGAACTCGCGCACAATTGGATCGAGCAGCAGCTGGCCGACCCGCTGCCCGACGACGTGGTCACGGTGCTGCGAGGCGTGCAACCGCTGTTGGGGCAGGACCCGGTGATCGTGCAGGGGTTTCGGGCCTGGGCGGGCTCGATCAGCCCGGCGGCCGCCCGGTTCATCGAGGAGATCGCGCGGCAGACCGCGCGCCGGGGCCTGGCGGCGGTGAGCGTCATCGTGCTGCCCGCGGCGGACCGGGCCCAAACCGCCGATGCGACGCCGTGA
- a CDS encoding MaoC family dehydratase, with protein MTGAGVDWSRLSVPAELPEVVDHISYQRVVENAGATWDYFPGHFDPDYARAQGNPTIYVNAMHLAGFADRVATEWAGPRSRVVRRAMRLAGPIYAGDTMIGRGRAVAKRRDTSVDPPRCLVDIEIEVTNQHGALCCPVELTVQLP; from the coding sequence GTGACCGGTGCGGGCGTGGACTGGAGCCGGCTCAGCGTCCCCGCCGAGCTGCCGGAAGTGGTCGACCACATCAGCTACCAGCGGGTGGTGGAAAACGCCGGAGCGACGTGGGACTACTTTCCCGGCCATTTCGATCCGGATTACGCTCGGGCTCAAGGCAATCCGACGATCTATGTCAACGCGATGCACCTGGCCGGCTTCGCCGACCGGGTCGCCACCGAGTGGGCGGGCCCACGCAGCCGGGTGGTGCGCCGCGCGATGCGGCTGGCCGGGCCGATATATGCCGGCGACACCATGATCGGGCGCGGCCGGGCGGTCGCCAAGCGCCGCGACACCTCGGTGGATCCGCCGAGATGCCTGGTCGACATCGAGATCGAAGTGACCAATCAGCATGGCGCGCTGTGCTGCCCGGTCGAGCTGACCGTGCAGCTGCCCTGA
- a CDS encoding aromatic ring-hydroxylating oxygenase subunit alpha, producing the protein MARTVSDSAPDSAEDPSEREFGQAGIALSTYRFPTGWFIVAFGSDLAPGQVKRAHYFGEELVLFRTASGRVHVMDAYCQHLGANLGVGGTVEGENIVCPWHGWQWRGDGSNALIPYSKIGCKNNVRIRTYPSMEWYGFVLAWHERHGRAPYWQPPVLPELETGEYYPLHPHTQMVNRVKVHPQMIIENAADPYHVQYVHKAANPATTASFEVSGYHLHATVNAHFGGGRAQTWLTPNGPVDAKIIYDNYSLGLGVVRFPSELVATVQVTGQTPVDEDYTDYFYTQASVREPGDTGDVPTGRAARFLALQKEVIKQDFFTWENMKYLEKPNLAPEEAHDYAALRRWAHRFYPGPQPAPTDFGYTADGEPDPAAAKA; encoded by the coding sequence GTGGCGCGTACAGTTTCGGATTCGGCCCCCGATTCGGCCGAGGATCCTTCGGAGCGGGAGTTCGGGCAGGCCGGCATCGCATTGTCGACCTACCGGTTCCCGACGGGCTGGTTCATCGTGGCGTTCGGATCCGACCTGGCCCCCGGCCAGGTCAAGCGCGCGCACTACTTCGGCGAGGAGTTGGTGCTGTTCCGCACCGCGTCGGGGCGGGTGCACGTGATGGACGCCTACTGTCAGCATTTGGGCGCCAACCTCGGCGTCGGCGGCACCGTGGAGGGCGAGAACATCGTCTGCCCCTGGCACGGGTGGCAGTGGCGCGGCGACGGCAGCAACGCGCTGATTCCCTACAGCAAGATCGGCTGCAAGAACAACGTCCGCATCCGCACCTACCCGAGCATGGAGTGGTACGGCTTCGTGCTGGCCTGGCACGAGCGGCACGGCCGGGCCCCGTACTGGCAGCCGCCGGTGCTGCCGGAGCTGGAAACCGGCGAGTACTACCCGCTGCATCCGCACACCCAGATGGTCAACCGGGTCAAGGTGCACCCGCAGATGATCATCGAGAACGCCGCCGACCCCTACCACGTCCAGTACGTGCACAAGGCGGCCAATCCGGCCACCACCGCGTCGTTCGAGGTGTCCGGCTACCACCTGCACGCGACGGTCAACGCGCATTTCGGCGGGGGCCGGGCGCAGACCTGGCTGACGCCGAACGGGCCGGTCGACGCCAAGATCATCTACGACAACTACTCGCTGGGCCTGGGCGTGGTGCGCTTCCCCAGCGAGCTGGTGGCCACCGTCCAGGTCACCGGTCAGACGCCGGTCGACGAGGACTACACCGACTACTTCTACACCCAGGCGTCCGTGCGTGAACCGGGCGACACCGGTGACGTGCCCACCGGACGTGCCGCCCGGTTCCTGGCGCTTCAGAAGGAAGTCATCAAGCAGGACTTCTTCACGTGGGAGAACATGAAGTACCTGGAGAAGCCGAATCTGGCGCCGGAAGAGGCGCACGACTATGCGGCGCTTCGCCGTTGGGCGCACCGGTTCTACCCGGGACCCCAACCCGCCCCGACCGATTTCGGTTACACCGCCGACGGCGAGCCCGACCCGGCAGCCGCGAAGGCCTGA
- a CDS encoding AMP-binding protein, translated as MRAPADFGVDRFTVPAVLDRRAEQHPDRVMMSIAGVDVTFAQMRQRSCAAANMLSDLGVGRGDRVALFSGTCPEWVYFWLGAARIGAVSAAINAAHKGDFLLHALRLCRPAVIFTDPEHRSRAERAAAALEGPARIVVQGDSLTATLSRAADRAPAEDRGDAGELGCLFYTSGTTGPSKAVATTWHYLFSVAATVAAAWEFRQGEVLWTAMPLFHLSAAPSVLAPMLVGATTVLAAAFHPREVWDDIRAHGAVGFAGAGAMVSMLQNLPADPGDARLPLRFISAAPIDARSYRDIEKRYGCRIVTMYGMTEAFPIAVKALADAGIPGTSGRPNPDFEVRILDAHGNSLPPDTVGEIACRPRHPHVMSEGYIGDDLAVRPHPEWFRTGDLGRLDRDQNLTYVDRIKDALRRRGENISSVEVETVVMGHPAVAEAAAVGVPGELGEDDVLVVVTLRPGATLDCAELLDFCADRMPYFCVPRYVETVPELPKNAIGRIRKDLLRARGLTTNVWDREKHGYVVRR; from the coding sequence ATGCGGGCACCGGCCGACTTCGGCGTGGACCGTTTCACCGTGCCCGCCGTGCTGGATCGGCGCGCCGAGCAGCATCCGGACCGGGTGATGATGTCGATCGCCGGTGTCGATGTGACCTTCGCGCAGATGCGGCAGCGGTCCTGCGCGGCGGCGAACATGTTGAGCGACTTGGGTGTTGGGCGCGGCGACCGGGTGGCGCTGTTCTCCGGCACCTGCCCCGAGTGGGTCTACTTCTGGCTGGGCGCGGCGCGGATCGGGGCGGTCAGCGCGGCGATCAACGCCGCGCACAAGGGCGATTTCCTGCTGCACGCCCTGCGGCTGTGCCGGCCCGCGGTGATCTTCACCGACCCCGAACATCGGTCCCGTGCCGAACGAGCGGCCGCCGCGCTCGAGGGCCCCGCACGCATTGTGGTGCAAGGGGATTCGCTGACGGCGACGCTGAGTCGAGCCGCCGACCGCGCACCGGCCGAGGACCGCGGGGACGCGGGCGAGCTGGGCTGCTTGTTCTACACCTCGGGCACCACCGGCCCGTCCAAGGCGGTCGCCACCACCTGGCACTACCTGTTCTCGGTCGCGGCGACCGTCGCGGCGGCCTGGGAGTTCCGCCAGGGCGAGGTGCTGTGGACGGCGATGCCGTTGTTTCATCTCAGCGCGGCGCCCAGCGTGCTGGCACCCATGCTGGTCGGCGCAACCACGGTGCTGGCGGCGGCTTTTCATCCCCGCGAGGTGTGGGACGACATCCGCGCGCACGGCGCCGTCGGATTCGCCGGAGCCGGGGCGATGGTGTCGATGCTGCAGAACCTGCCTGCCGATCCGGGCGACGCGCGGCTGCCCTTGCGGTTCATCTCCGCCGCGCCGATCGATGCGAGGTCCTACCGCGACATCGAAAAGCGTTACGGCTGCCGCATTGTCACGATGTACGGGATGACCGAGGCGTTTCCGATCGCCGTCAAGGCGCTGGCCGACGCCGGCATCCCGGGCACCTCGGGCCGGCCGAATCCCGATTTCGAGGTGCGAATCCTCGACGCGCACGGGAATTCACTGCCTCCCGACACGGTGGGTGAGATCGCTTGTCGCCCCAGACATCCGCACGTCATGAGCGAGGGGTACATCGGCGACGACCTGGCGGTGCGGCCGCACCCGGAATGGTTTCGCACCGGCGATCTCGGTCGGCTGGATCGCGACCAGAACCTGACATACGTGGACCGCATCAAAGACGCGTTGCGCCGGCGCGGCGAGAACATCTCCTCGGTCGAGGTGGAGACGGTGGTCATGGGTCACCCCGCGGTGGCCGAGGCCGCCGCCGTCGGCGTGCCCGGCGAACTGGGCGAGGACGACGTGTTGGTGGTCGTGACCCTGCGGCCGGGCGCCACCCTGGATTGCGCGGAGTTGCTCGACTTCTGCGCGGACCGGATGCCGTACTTCTGTGTGCCGAGATATGTGGAAACGGTGCCTGAACTCCCGAAGAACGCCATCGGCCGAATACGTAAAGATTTGTTGCGCGCCCGAGGATTAACGACGAACGTCTGGGATCGGGAGAAGCATGGCTATGTCGTCCGGCGCTAA
- a CDS encoding aromatic ring-hydroxylating oxygenase subunit alpha — MQHDQLIDLTRRALKLARDRTTDLAPTAHVVDARDYTCVQRHQQDRAMLLASPQLVGYVSELPAPGTYCTKTVMGRSVLLTRTSDGSVKAFNNVCLHRQSQVATGCGTASRFSCPYHAWTYDNTGRLVGLPGREGFPDVTLRSAGLTELPATEFAGFLWVSLDPGATLDVATHLGPLADELDSWGIGRWSPLGEKVLDCAINWKLAIDTFAENYHFATVHRQTFTTIARSNCTVFDSYGPHHRLVFPLNTILELDDIPEDQWNPFHNMVVIYALFPNIVLSVTIANGELFRVYPGDRPGRSITVHQNATPQDLSDESVAAGVQAVFDYAHATVRDEDYRLVESLQANLESGARDHLVFGRNEPGLQHRHITWAKALAASTG; from the coding sequence ATGCAACACGATCAGCTCATCGACCTGACCCGGCGTGCCTTGAAGCTGGCGCGGGACAGGACAACCGATCTCGCCCCCACCGCCCACGTCGTCGACGCGCGTGACTACACCTGCGTGCAGCGGCACCAGCAGGACCGCGCCATGCTGCTGGCCAGCCCACAGTTGGTGGGCTACGTCTCGGAGCTGCCCGCCCCCGGGACGTATTGCACCAAGACGGTGATGGGCCGATCCGTCCTGTTGACCCGAACCTCCGACGGCTCGGTGAAGGCGTTCAACAACGTCTGCCTGCACCGCCAGTCGCAGGTGGCGACCGGATGCGGCACCGCCAGCCGGTTCAGTTGCCCCTACCACGCGTGGACCTACGACAACACCGGCCGGCTGGTCGGACTGCCGGGCCGCGAGGGATTCCCGGACGTGACGCTGCGCTCTGCCGGCCTGACCGAGCTGCCGGCCACCGAGTTCGCCGGATTCCTTTGGGTGTCACTGGATCCGGGAGCGACGCTGGACGTGGCCACCCACCTCGGGCCGCTCGCCGACGAACTCGACTCCTGGGGTATCGGCCGCTGGTCCCCGCTCGGCGAGAAGGTGCTCGACTGCGCGATCAACTGGAAACTCGCGATCGACACGTTCGCCGAGAACTACCATTTCGCCACCGTGCACCGGCAGACCTTCACCACGATCGCGCGCAGCAACTGCACGGTGTTCGACTCCTACGGGCCGCATCATAGGCTGGTCTTCCCGCTCAACACCATCCTGGAGCTCGACGACATACCCGAGGACCAGTGGAACCCGTTCCACAACATGGTGGTGATCTACGCGCTGTTCCCCAACATCGTGCTGTCGGTGACCATCGCCAACGGCGAGCTGTTCCGCGTCTACCCCGGCGATCGGCCCGGCCGGTCAATCACCGTCCACCAGAACGCAACACCGCAAGACCTTTCCGACGAATCCGTCGCCGCGGGCGTCCAGGCCGTCTTCGACTATGCGCACGCCACCGTGCGCGACGAGGACTACCGGCTGGTCGAGAGCCTGCAAGCCAACCTCGAGTCCGGCGCGCGCGACCACCTGGTGTTCGGCCGCAACGAGCCGGGATTGCAGCACCGCCACATCACCTGGGCCAAGGCGCTGGCGGCCTCAACCGGCTGA
- a CDS encoding lipocalin-like domain-containing protein, producing MNSDWRSYPFQLVPGDGQLEFPAAEGEHRDQESDTWFLAGQLEAAGADRSFAFLTIFNKNRPGGTVVADFYTMALFDLDTGDYGTYTDYDMPPANLEPGAPRKMGLAAGYLDISYAGGAGTASWTSCRNGDGGLLPYTYRVSLVGEDHCGRRMRLDLAVTPTRAPTPVGASAYNGKIVCFGQRDTYSYFQTGMAMTGTLRWGEQVHQVSGSSGHVDRQWFPKYAGGGGSGGDPRARSHEWRTINFDNGVDLSIWRQFDRTNNNVLQPFTGITVSYPDSAMAPECAEDVEVTVSSYVRWPESMRPLVRPLAPARYLPDRHRITCPTLGLDITGEPVVAAPAHGLPIEYMEGPYRYRGTLQGQPVTAFAFNERSLALYRDWELVEVLATTVMHTEPSDPDLRATVDRLAPLVAAGRRREAVELLAAVRPAQTGALATLLDDLVTVLSTESAG from the coding sequence ATGAACAGCGACTGGCGCAGTTATCCATTCCAGCTGGTGCCCGGAGACGGCCAGCTCGAATTCCCCGCTGCCGAAGGCGAACACCGTGACCAGGAGTCGGACACCTGGTTCCTAGCGGGCCAGCTGGAGGCCGCCGGGGCCGACCGGTCGTTCGCCTTCCTGACCATCTTCAACAAGAACCGGCCCGGCGGCACGGTGGTCGCCGATTTCTACACGATGGCGCTGTTCGATCTCGATACCGGCGACTACGGCACCTATACGGATTACGACATGCCGCCGGCCAATCTCGAGCCGGGGGCGCCACGCAAGATGGGGCTGGCCGCCGGCTATCTCGACATCAGCTACGCCGGTGGCGCCGGCACCGCATCATGGACCAGCTGCCGCAACGGCGACGGCGGTTTACTGCCCTACACCTACCGGGTGAGCCTGGTCGGCGAGGACCATTGCGGCCGGCGGATGCGCCTGGACCTGGCCGTAACGCCAACGCGCGCACCGACTCCGGTGGGCGCGTCGGCCTACAACGGAAAGATCGTCTGCTTCGGCCAACGCGACACCTACTCCTACTTCCAGACCGGCATGGCGATGACGGGCACCCTGCGCTGGGGCGAGCAGGTTCACCAGGTGTCGGGCAGCAGCGGTCATGTCGATCGGCAGTGGTTCCCGAAATACGCCGGCGGTGGCGGATCCGGCGGAGACCCACGGGCCAGGTCGCACGAGTGGCGCACCATCAACTTCGACAACGGCGTCGACCTGAGCATCTGGCGGCAGTTCGACCGCACGAATAACAATGTCCTGCAACCGTTTACCGGGATCACGGTCAGCTATCCCGACTCCGCCATGGCGCCGGAGTGCGCCGAGGACGTCGAGGTCACCGTCAGCAGCTACGTCCGCTGGCCGGAGAGCATGCGGCCCTTGGTGCGTCCCCTTGCCCCTGCCCGGTACCTGCCCGATCGTCACCGGATCACCTGTCCCACATTGGGACTCGACATCACCGGCGAGCCGGTGGTGGCGGCGCCGGCGCACGGTCTGCCGATCGAATACATGGAAGGCCCCTACCGTTACCGCGGGACCCTGCAGGGACAACCGGTGACCGCGTTTGCCTTCAACGAACGGTCCCTGGCGCTCTACCGCGATTGGGAATTGGTCGAGGTGCTCGCCACCACCGTCATGCATACCGAACCGTCCGATCCCGACCTGCGGGCGACGGTGGATCGATTGGCCCCGTTGGTGGCCGCCGGCCGTCGGCGCGAGGCGGTCGAACTGCTGGCCGCCGTGCGCCCCGCCCAGACAGGCGCGCTGGCAACGTTATTGGACGATCTGGTGACGGTGCTGTCCACCGAGTCAGCCGGTTGA
- a CDS encoding DUF1906 domain-containing protein — translation MSSVSRRDLLKFAAAAPALLGLGVAGSTAYAAPASASLGTLLDYAAGVIPGSQLRAAGALGAIRYVSDRRPGGNWMLGKPIQVAEARDLNANGLKIVSCYQYGKGNTADWLGGASAGLQHAQRGMQLHAAAGGPATAPIYASIDDDPSYEQYKSQIAPYLRSWESVIGHQRTGVYANSKTIDWALHDGLGSYFWQHNWGSPKGFTHPAAHLHQVEIDKRSVGGVGVDINEILKPQFGQWV, via the coding sequence GTGTCCTCCGTTTCGCGGCGCGATCTGCTGAAATTCGCGGCCGCGGCGCCGGCCCTGCTGGGCCTGGGCGTCGCGGGTTCGACGGCGTACGCCGCGCCGGCGTCGGCATCGCTGGGCACCCTGCTCGACTACGCGGCCGGTGTCATCCCGGGCAGCCAGTTGCGGGCGGCCGGCGCCCTGGGGGCGATTCGGTACGTGTCGGACCGCCGGCCCGGCGGGAACTGGATGCTGGGCAAGCCGATCCAGGTGGCCGAGGCGCGCGATCTCAACGCCAACGGGCTCAAGATCGTGTCCTGCTACCAGTACGGCAAGGGCAACACCGCGGACTGGCTGGGCGGCGCCAGCGCCGGCCTGCAGCACGCGCAGCGCGGCATGCAGCTGCACGCCGCGGCGGGCGGGCCGGCCACCGCACCCATTTACGCCTCGATCGACGACGACCCGTCCTACGAGCAGTACAAGAGCCAGATCGCGCCGTATCTGCGGTCGTGGGAGTCGGTGATCGGCCATCAGCGCACAGGCGTGTACGCCAATTCCAAAACCATCGATTGGGCGTTGCACGACGGGCTGGGCTCCTATTTCTGGCAGCACAACTGGGGATCGCCCAAGGGGTTCACCCATCCGGCCGCCCATCTGCACCAGGTCGAGATCGACAAACGCAGCGTGGGCGGGGTCGGGGTGGACATCAACGAGATCCTCAAGCCCCAATTCGGGCAGTGGGTCTAG
- a CDS encoding aldehyde dehydrogenase: MTKNSDHRCYDELFIGGQWRKPANPQQLDVISPHSEQPIGHAQAAGPEDVDAAVAAARRAFDHGPWPRMSHAERMAKVEQLATIYAAHMDEMADLITDEMGSPRSFSRMGQGAAAATLIHLTLAAARDFPWTERRQGVLGEVHLHRAPVGVVGAIVPWNVPQFLIMPKLIPALIAGCTVIVKPAPETPLDALWLAEMIEQLELPPGVVSVLPGGTDVGEALVRHPGVDKVAFTGSSAVGRRIAALCGERLKRVSLELGGKSAAIILDDADIDKTVAGLKSAGLMNNGQACVAQTRILVSDRKHDEVVDALAAMMAELNVGDPAAESTDIGPLVAQRQQRRVQEYIKSGRSEGARMVLGGEDSPAGRGWYVRPTLFADATNDMRIAREEIFGPVLTVLRYRDEDDAIRIANETDYGLAGSVWTADVAHGLEVAAAVRTGTYGINMYTLDIGAPFGGFKQSGIGREFGPEGLHEYVELQTLVCKGQLPPL, translated from the coding sequence ATGACGAAGAATTCCGACCATCGTTGCTACGACGAACTGTTCATCGGCGGGCAGTGGCGAAAGCCGGCCAATCCGCAGCAGCTCGACGTGATCTCGCCGCACTCCGAGCAGCCGATAGGCCATGCCCAGGCGGCCGGTCCCGAGGACGTCGACGCCGCCGTCGCCGCCGCGCGCCGGGCCTTCGATCACGGCCCATGGCCGCGGATGAGCCATGCCGAGCGGATGGCCAAGGTCGAACAGCTCGCCACGATCTACGCCGCGCACATGGACGAGATGGCCGACCTGATCACCGACGAGATGGGGTCGCCGCGCAGCTTCAGCCGGATGGGTCAGGGAGCGGCCGCCGCGACGCTGATCCACCTCACGCTGGCCGCCGCCCGGGACTTTCCCTGGACCGAACGCCGCCAGGGCGTGCTCGGCGAGGTGCACCTGCACCGGGCCCCGGTCGGGGTGGTGGGCGCGATCGTGCCGTGGAACGTGCCGCAGTTCCTGATCATGCCCAAACTGATCCCGGCGCTCATCGCGGGGTGCACGGTGATCGTGAAACCAGCACCCGAAACCCCTTTGGACGCTTTGTGGTTGGCCGAGATGATCGAGCAGCTGGAGCTGCCGCCGGGTGTGGTGTCGGTGCTTCCCGGCGGCACCGACGTGGGCGAGGCGCTGGTGCGCCACCCGGGAGTGGACAAGGTCGCGTTCACCGGCTCGAGTGCCGTGGGGCGCCGGATCGCCGCCCTGTGCGGGGAGCGGCTCAAGCGGGTGAGCCTCGAGTTGGGCGGCAAGTCGGCGGCGATCATCCTCGACGACGCCGACATCGACAAGACCGTCGCCGGCCTGAAGAGTGCGGGGCTGATGAACAACGGGCAGGCCTGCGTCGCCCAGACCCGCATCCTGGTCAGCGACCGCAAGCACGACGAGGTCGTCGACGCACTGGCCGCCATGATGGCGGAGCTGAATGTCGGCGATCCGGCCGCCGAGTCGACGGACATCGGACCGCTTGTCGCCCAACGCCAACAGCGCCGGGTCCAGGAGTACATCAAGTCCGGCCGCAGTGAGGGGGCCCGCATGGTGCTCGGCGGCGAGGACAGCCCGGCGGGGCGCGGCTGGTATGTGCGGCCGACGCTGTTCGCCGACGCCACCAACGACATGCGTATCGCCCGGGAGGAGATTTTCGGCCCGGTGTTGACGGTGTTGCGTTACCGCGACGAGGACGACGCCATCCGCATCGCCAACGAAACCGATTACGGCCTGGCCGGTTCGGTGTGGACGGCCGACGTCGCCCACGGCCTCGAGGTCGCCGCCGCGGTTCGCACCGGCACGTACGGCATCAACATGTACACCCTGGACATCGGCGCCCCGTTCGGCGGATTCAAGCAATCCGGCATCGGGCGGGAGTTCGGTCCCGAGGGGCTACATGAGTACGTCGAGCTTCAGACGCTCGTGTGCAAGGGGCAGCTGCCGCCGCTGTGA
- a CDS encoding nuclear transport factor 2 family protein codes for MSLTYQQEQFLQAATSRAAILNLNARHDRAYSDGDRDGWIATFRHSGASYTRDGEAFTDLRAAFDGGDDQRLVTVDHEIHVDGVTATQQCVAVLFAAMFGDAALRATGVFRDELIYERGGWYFTSRALQWDSVPSRHPLVM; via the coding sequence ATGTCCCTGACCTATCAACAAGAACAGTTTCTTCAGGCCGCGACGAGCCGAGCCGCCATCCTGAACCTGAACGCCCGGCACGATCGGGCCTATTCGGACGGCGACCGCGATGGCTGGATCGCCACCTTCCGCCACTCCGGCGCGAGCTACACCCGCGACGGAGAGGCGTTCACCGATCTGCGCGCCGCGTTCGACGGCGGCGACGACCAGCGCCTGGTCACCGTCGATCACGAGATCCACGTCGACGGGGTGACCGCGACGCAGCAGTGCGTCGCCGTGTTGTTCGCGGCCATGTTCGGTGACGCGGCGCTGCGGGCCACCGGGGTGTTCCGCGACGAGCTGATCTACGAGCGGGGCGGCTGGTATTTCACTTCCCGTGCCTTGCAGTGGGATTCGGTACCGAGTCGGCACCCGCTCGTCATGTGA
- a CDS encoding MaoC family dehydratase, whose protein sequence is MDQDFGRRLAFGTYEDALRMVGAKGEPRAAGTAVSAARIQLFAAMVRDGNRSYWDSAFAQRHWGGLLAPPALLMGWLIAPPWQPDGRPSASLIALRVPLPGTTFINAANEVEFPHPIVEGDVLTVVDELVSVSPEKRTRLGVGHFVETLETYRRQDGTVVATSRNTLFRFTPGPSS, encoded by the coding sequence GTGGATCAGGACTTCGGCCGGCGGCTGGCCTTCGGGACCTATGAAGACGCGCTGCGCATGGTCGGCGCGAAGGGCGAACCCCGCGCCGCGGGCACGGCGGTCAGCGCCGCGCGCATCCAGCTGTTCGCCGCGATGGTCCGCGACGGCAACCGCTCGTACTGGGATTCCGCGTTCGCCCAACGCCATTGGGGAGGACTGCTGGCGCCGCCGGCGCTGTTGATGGGCTGGCTGATAGCACCGCCCTGGCAGCCCGACGGCCGGCCATCCGCCTCATTGATCGCCCTGCGGGTGCCGCTGCCGGGCACCACGTTCATCAACGCGGCCAACGAGGTCGAGTTCCCCCACCCCATCGTCGAGGGCGACGTGCTGACCGTGGTCGACGAGCTGGTGTCGGTGTCACCGGAGAAGCGGACCCGGCTGGGCGTCGGCCACTTCGTCGAGACGCTGGAGACCTATCGGCGCCAGGACGGCACGGTGGTCGCCACCTCGCGGAACACGTTGTTCCGCTTCACCCCGGGGCCGTCGTCGTGA